In a single window of the Nicotiana tomentosiformis chromosome 10, ASM39032v3, whole genome shotgun sequence genome:
- the LOC138900283 gene encoding uncharacterized protein — translation MLPYPGNVHIDPLEIQIRERHGYCNTIEIEPDVHPWYHDIKRFMKIKKYPEQASGDQKRTIRRLDSGFFLSGEILYKRTPDLNLLRCVDILEAEKIMNEKHSGVCGPHMNGYVLAKKILRTDNAANLNNHLMREVCEQFKITHRNSTPYRPKANGVVEAANKNVKKILKKMIQSSRQWHEKLPFALLGYRTTVRTSVGATPYLLVYGTEAVIPAEVEISSL, via the exons ATGCTGCCGTATCCGGGCAATGTCCATATTGACCCACTGGAAATCCAAATTCGAGAGAGGCATGGTTATTGTAATACAATTGAAATAGAACCAGATGTTCATccatggtatcatgatatcaaaaggtttatgaaaataaagaaatatcccGAACAGGCTAGTGGAGACCAAAAGAGAACCATTAGAAGGCTTGATAGCGGTTTCTTCTTGAGCGGAGAAATCTTGTACAAAAGAACTCCAGATCTGAATCTCTTGAGGTGTGTAGATATCCTAGAAGCTGAAAAGATCATGAACGAAAAGCATTCGGGAGTATGTGGACCTCACATGAACGGATATGTCcttgcaaagaaaatccttcggacag ACAATGCTGCAAATCTGAACAACCActtgatgagggaggtatgcgaACAATTTAAGATTACGCATCGTAATTCTACCCCTTATCGGCCCAAAGCTAATGGCGTTGTTGAAGCTGCAAACAAGAATGTCAAGAAGATCCTCAagaaaatgattcaaagttctaGACAGTGGCATGAAAAGCTGCCTTTCGCATTATTGGGATATCGCACAACCGTGCGCACATCAGTTGGGGCTACGccttacttattggtttatggcactgaagccgtaatacctgcagaagttgaaatttcCTCTCTttga